The Pantoea phytobeneficialis genome has a segment encoding these proteins:
- a CDS encoding efflux RND transporter periplasmic adaptor subunit, with product MNKNRGLAPLAAVLMLSGSFVLTGCDDNKSQQAAQQQPPEVGVVTLKNEPLKITTELPGRTSAFRVAEVRPQVSGIILKRNFVEGSDVKAGVSLYQIDPATYQAAYDNAKGALAEAQANARIADLTVKRYKPLLGTKYISQQDYDTAVATAAQNAAAVQAAQANVESARINLAYTKVTSPISGRIGKSSVTEGALVSSAQTTALATVQQLDPMYVDVTQSSDDFLRLRAELEAGQLKQTDGKANVVLLMQNGSTYSQAGTLEFSDVTVDETTGSITLRAIFPNPDGRLLPGMFVRARLDEGTNPSALLVPQQAVTRTPTGQATAMVVGADNKVELRNLTANQAIGDKWLVTEGLKAGDRVITVGLQRAKPGAQVTPQEVSDDTKAAAASQAQSEKSSS from the coding sequence ATGAATAAAAACAGAGGATTAGCCCCTCTGGCGGCCGTCCTGATGCTTTCAGGCAGCTTTGTATTGACAGGATGTGATGATAATAAATCCCAGCAAGCCGCCCAGCAGCAGCCCCCTGAAGTGGGTGTTGTGACGTTAAAAAACGAGCCACTGAAAATCACCACTGAACTCCCTGGCCGTACTTCGGCTTTCCGTGTTGCGGAAGTTCGCCCTCAGGTCTCAGGTATCATTCTGAAGCGTAACTTTGTTGAAGGCAGTGACGTGAAAGCAGGGGTTTCCCTGTATCAGATCGATCCCGCTACCTATCAGGCGGCTTATGACAATGCAAAAGGTGCCCTGGCGGAAGCGCAAGCCAATGCGCGCATCGCAGATTTGACGGTTAAACGCTATAAGCCGCTGCTGGGTACCAAGTACATCAGCCAGCAGGATTATGACACCGCCGTCGCTACCGCCGCGCAGAATGCCGCAGCCGTACAGGCCGCACAGGCGAACGTGGAAAGTGCCCGCATTAATCTGGCATACACCAAGGTGACCTCCCCGATTAGCGGACGTATTGGTAAATCTTCCGTGACGGAAGGTGCGCTGGTTTCGAGTGCGCAGACTACCGCGCTGGCTACCGTGCAGCAGCTCGATCCGATGTATGTTGACGTGACCCAATCCAGCGATGATTTCCTGCGTTTGCGCGCCGAGCTGGAAGCCGGTCAGCTGAAACAGACCGACGGCAAAGCCAATGTTGTTCTGTTGATGCAAAACGGCAGCACCTACTCACAGGCCGGTACGCTGGAGTTCTCCGACGTGACCGTCGACGAAACCACCGGCTCGATTACCCTGCGAGCGATCTTCCCGAACCCGGATGGCCGCCTGTTGCCTGGCATGTTTGTCCGTGCGCGTCTGGATGAAGGTACCAATCCGAGTGCGTTGCTGGTGCCTCAGCAGGCAGTAACCCGTACTCCAACCGGTCAGGCCACAGCCATGGTGGTCGGAGCCGATAACAAAGTTGAATTGCGCAACCTGACAGCCAACCAGGCGATTGGTGATAAATGGTTGGTGACCGAAGGATTGAAAGCAGGCGATCGCGTGATCACCGTCGGTCTGCAACGTGCCAAACCCGGTGCGCAGGTAACACCACAAGAAGTATCAGACGACACGAAAGCCGCTGCCGCCTCTCAGGCACAGTCTGAAAAATCGTCTTCATAA
- the acrR gene encoding multidrug efflux transporter transcriptional repressor AcrR, with protein sequence MARKTKAQALETRNQILDAALAHFSEHGVAATSLADIAAAAGVTRGAIYWHFKNKADLLHEIWLQCDAGLDDVELEYQTKYPDDPLSVMRSMLIYILDATAKDPKRRALMEIIFHKCEFVGEMATLQNMQQSLLLECYDRIEEVLRACIDAGQLPRSLNTRQAALIMRAYVNGMMESWLFTPESFDLAAEAPGLVEALLDMLRFSPTLSNGVHS encoded by the coding sequence ATGGCACGAAAAACCAAAGCACAAGCACTTGAAACGCGTAATCAAATTCTTGATGCCGCGTTAGCTCACTTCTCAGAACACGGTGTTGCCGCCACATCACTGGCGGATATCGCTGCGGCTGCCGGCGTCACGCGGGGAGCCATCTACTGGCATTTCAAGAATAAAGCCGATCTGTTACATGAAATCTGGTTGCAATGTGACGCTGGGCTTGACGATGTGGAACTTGAGTATCAAACAAAATACCCCGACGATCCACTCTCTGTTATGCGTTCGATGTTGATCTATATCCTTGACGCTACTGCAAAGGATCCCAAAAGACGCGCACTAATGGAGATCATTTTCCATAAATGCGAATTTGTGGGTGAAATGGCAACCTTGCAGAATATGCAGCAAAGCTTACTGCTGGAATGTTACGACAGAATAGAAGAGGTGCTGCGTGCATGCATTGATGCGGGTCAGTTGCCTCGCAGCCTCAACACCCGTCAGGCAGCGTTGATTATGCGCGCCTACGTTAATGGCATGATGGAAAGTTGGCTGTTTACCCCGGAAAGTTTTGATCTGGCGGCAGAAGCGCCGGGCCTGGTTGAAGCCCTGTTGGATATGTTGCGCTTCAGCCCAACATTATCCAACGGTGTTCATTCGTAA
- the rsmS gene encoding pleiotropic regulatory protein RsmS, producing the protein MSLETAPDEIKLAVDLIQLLEENQVPTTTVLAALAIVRRDYEQKQAAEKSP; encoded by the coding sequence ATGTCACTGGAAACGGCACCAGACGAAATCAAACTGGCAGTGGATTTGATTCAACTGCTTGAGGAGAACCAGGTTCCCACCACCACGGTGCTGGCCGCGTTGGCAATTGTCCGACGCGATTATGAACAGAAACAAGCCGCAGAAAAATCCCCGTAA
- a CDS encoding GlsB/YeaQ/YmgE family stress response membrane protein: MAFIAWILTGLAAGWLKRVLFPGRPGGFIVTLILAVIGALIGGYIASYFNAGDMVTLSVATLGMALAGAVVMLLVVMKLRI; encoded by the coding sequence ATGGCTTTTATCGCCTGGATTTTGACCGGTCTTGCCGCCGGATGGCTAAAACGGGTGCTATTTCCCGGACGACCTGGTGGCTTTATCGTTACGCTGATACTGGCGGTGATAGGTGCGCTGATCGGCGGTTATATCGCCAGTTATTTTAACGCGGGCGACATGGTAACCCTTAGCGTGGCGACCCTGGGCATGGCACTGGCTGGCGCCGTGGTGATGCTGCTGGTGGTGATGAAATTACGTATTTAG
- the priC gene encoding primosomal replication protein PriC, whose translation MPLPRPQQRLQSTLVLLRQQIAQQPDGSCRQPRFDAQLFHCKGTRLADYLQELEHNIAQLTAADQDATRRQWLADKVVDQIAALQRECQSQQLRVARERPRTDVKQQKREEYRGYETRLLAMIAEREQHLQHAETLSVQQQLIRELEQLQARLGRCRQAIHKLELQFTAR comes from the coding sequence ATGCCCTTGCCACGCCCACAACAACGTCTTCAATCCACGCTGGTACTGCTGCGCCAGCAAATCGCTCAGCAACCAGATGGGAGCTGCCGGCAGCCGCGTTTTGATGCGCAGTTGTTCCACTGCAAAGGAACACGCCTCGCCGACTATCTGCAAGAGCTGGAACACAATATCGCCCAGCTCACCGCCGCTGATCAGGACGCCACGCGTCGGCAGTGGCTGGCCGATAAAGTCGTGGATCAGATTGCTGCTTTACAACGTGAGTGCCAGAGCCAGCAACTGCGCGTGGCGCGTGAACGGCCACGTACTGATGTCAAACAACAGAAACGTGAAGAGTATCGAGGTTATGAGACGCGGTTGCTGGCGATGATCGCCGAACGTGAGCAGCATCTGCAACATGCCGAAACCTTGAGCGTCCAGCAGCAATTGATTCGTGAGCTGGAGCAGCTTCAGGCGCGTCTGGGACGCTGTCGCCAAGCCATCCACAAGCTGGAGCTGCAATTTACCGCACGGTAA
- a CDS encoding DUF454 family protein: MQRILLLSLGWLAIVLGTLGIVLPLLPTTPFVLLAAWCFARSSPRFHHWLLWRSPFGRYLRHWQRHRAMPPGAKGRAMLLIILTFAVSIWLVHLWWVRIMLGVMLCILLLFMWRIPVVAESTDERET; this comes from the coding sequence ATGCAACGCATTTTATTACTGAGCCTTGGCTGGCTGGCAATTGTGCTGGGCACGCTGGGGATTGTATTACCTTTATTACCTACCACGCCATTTGTGTTGCTGGCGGCCTGGTGTTTTGCCCGTTCCTCACCGCGTTTCCATCACTGGTTGTTATGGCGTTCACCTTTTGGTCGTTATCTGCGCCACTGGCAGCGCCATCGTGCGATGCCACCTGGGGCAAAAGGTCGTGCCATGCTGCTGATTATCCTTACCTTTGCTGTGTCCATCTGGTTGGTTCATCTGTGGTGGGTGCGCATTATGCTTGGCGTGATGTTGTGCATCTTGCTGCTGTTTATGTGGCGGATTCCGGTGGTGGCAGAAAGTACAGACGAACGTGAAACGTAG
- the apt gene encoding adenine phosphoribosyltransferase, which translates to MTATAQQLELIKNSIKSIPDYPKPGILFRDVTSLMEDPQAYAASIAILVERYRDKGITKVVGTEARGFLFGAPVALGLGVGFVPVRKPGKLPRATFSESYELEYGTDTLELHQDAIQPGDVVLVVDDLLATGGTIEATVKLIRRAGGEVKDAAFIINLFDLSGEARLKAMGLDCFSLVNFPGH; encoded by the coding sequence ATGACCGCAACTGCTCAGCAGCTTGAACTCATTAAAAACAGCATCAAAAGCATTCCTGACTACCCCAAACCGGGCATTCTGTTCCGTGACGTCACCAGTCTGATGGAAGACCCGCAAGCCTATGCGGCGTCGATTGCCATCCTCGTTGAGCGTTATCGTGACAAAGGCATCACCAAAGTGGTGGGGACGGAAGCGCGTGGTTTCCTGTTTGGCGCGCCGGTCGCGCTGGGTTTAGGCGTGGGTTTTGTGCCGGTGCGTAAGCCGGGCAAACTGCCGCGAGCCACCTTTAGCGAAAGCTATGAACTGGAGTACGGTACCGACACACTGGAATTGCATCAGGATGCTATCCAGCCGGGTGACGTGGTGCTGGTGGTAGATGATCTGCTGGCGACCGGTGGCACCATCGAAGCTACCGTGAAACTGATTCGTCGTGCAGGCGGTGAGGTGAAAGATGCTGCTTTCATTATTAACCTGTTTGATCTGAGTGGCGAAGCGCGTCTGAAAGCGATGGGCCTCGATTGCTTCAGCCTGGTTAATTTCCCCGGCCACTAA
- the dnaX gene encoding DNA polymerase III subunit gamma/tau encodes MSYQVLARKWRPQAFADVVGQEHVLTALANGLSLGRIHHAYLFSGTRGVGKTSIARLLAKGLNCETGITSTPCGVCDNCREIEQGRFVDLIEIDAASRTKVEDTRDLLDNVQYAPARGRFKVYLIDEVHMLSRHSFNALLKTLEEPPSHVKFLLATTDPQKLPVTILSRCLQFHLKALDVEQIRQQLEHILQQEQIAAEPRALQLLARAAEGSMRDALSLTDQAIAMGQGSVTRDSVAQMLGTLDDEQPLALIEALSEGNGEQVMALLNQAASRGVEWEALLVEMLRLLHRIAMVQLLPGSLSEDEVNQVQRLRELARVLPPADVQLYYQTLLMGRKDLPLAPDRRLGVEMTLLRALAFHPQALIAEPVARPVLTPQAAPVAAPLVAAQPQMAPPQTEAPPIPADYPDMAPAPENLSDATSQLLQARTQLLRQGASKAKKSEPAARSARPANAALERLANVTERVQQRASEPAVKAAAKPEAYRWKAQTPTEVIAEPVATPKALRSALEHEKTPELAQRLAEEAQQRDAWAAEIAALTLPKLVQQLALNAWKEQGDNQVCLHLRSSQRHLNSGGARQALAEALSHAAGETVELTIIEDDNSAVLTPLEWRQAIYEEKLSQARQSIISDTHIQTLRRFFDADLDEESIRPV; translated from the coding sequence ATGAGCTATCAGGTACTTGCGCGAAAATGGCGTCCCCAGGCTTTCGCTGACGTAGTCGGTCAGGAACATGTGCTGACTGCGCTGGCCAACGGGTTGTCACTGGGACGAATCCATCATGCCTATCTCTTTTCCGGCACCCGTGGTGTAGGTAAAACCTCGATTGCGCGTCTGCTGGCAAAGGGCCTCAACTGCGAAACCGGCATCACCTCGACGCCTTGTGGCGTGTGCGATAACTGCCGTGAAATCGAGCAGGGACGTTTTGTCGATCTGATTGAGATCGATGCGGCGTCGCGCACCAAAGTTGAAGACACCCGTGATTTACTCGATAACGTGCAATACGCGCCAGCGCGTGGCCGCTTCAAAGTCTATCTGATTGATGAAGTACACATGCTGTCACGTCACAGCTTTAACGCGTTGCTGAAAACGCTGGAAGAGCCGCCATCACACGTTAAATTTCTGCTGGCGACCACCGATCCGCAAAAGCTGCCGGTCACCATTTTATCCCGTTGCTTACAGTTCCATCTCAAAGCGTTGGATGTCGAACAGATTCGCCAGCAACTGGAGCATATTTTACAGCAGGAGCAGATCGCCGCCGAACCGCGCGCGTTGCAACTGCTGGCGCGCGCTGCCGAAGGCAGTATGCGTGATGCACTCAGCCTGACCGATCAGGCGATTGCGATGGGGCAGGGTAGCGTGACGCGTGATAGCGTGGCACAGATGCTCGGCACGCTGGACGATGAGCAGCCGTTAGCGTTGATTGAAGCGTTAAGCGAAGGCAACGGTGAACAGGTGATGGCGCTGCTGAACCAGGCGGCGTCACGCGGCGTCGAGTGGGAAGCCTTGCTGGTGGAAATGCTGCGCCTGCTGCACCGTATCGCCATGGTACAACTGTTGCCAGGCTCGCTCAGCGAGGATGAAGTCAACCAGGTGCAACGTCTGCGCGAACTGGCGCGGGTATTGCCGCCAGCCGACGTGCAACTTTATTACCAGACGTTGCTGATGGGGCGTAAAGATCTGCCGCTGGCACCGGATCGCCGTCTGGGTGTGGAAATGACGTTATTACGTGCGCTGGCGTTTCACCCGCAGGCGTTGATTGCCGAACCGGTTGCACGCCCGGTGCTGACGCCGCAGGCGGCTCCGGTTGCTGCACCGTTAGTGGCGGCGCAACCACAAATGGCACCGCCGCAGACTGAAGCGCCGCCGATTCCTGCCGATTATCCTGATATGGCCCCTGCGCCGGAAAATCTGTCGGATGCCACCAGCCAGTTGTTACAGGCCCGTACGCAGTTATTGCGTCAGGGAGCCAGCAAAGCAAAAAAGAGTGAGCCGGCAGCGCGTTCCGCGCGGCCGGCTAATGCGGCACTGGAACGCCTGGCGAATGTCACGGAACGGGTGCAGCAACGAGCAAGTGAACCGGCGGTAAAAGCGGCGGCAAAACCGGAAGCCTATCGCTGGAAAGCGCAAACGCCGACCGAGGTTATCGCTGAGCCGGTCGCGACGCCAAAAGCCTTGCGTTCAGCGCTGGAGCATGAGAAAACCCCTGAGCTGGCGCAACGTCTGGCGGAAGAAGCGCAGCAGCGCGATGCCTGGGCGGCGGAAATCGCCGCTCTGACGTTGCCAAAGCTGGTGCAGCAACTGGCGCTGAACGCCTGGAAAGAGCAGGGCGATAATCAGGTGTGTCTGCATCTGCGCAGCAGCCAGCGTCATCTGAATTCAGGTGGTGCGCGCCAGGCATTGGCCGAGGCACTCAGCCATGCGGCAGGTGAGACGGTTGAACTGACCATTATTGAAGACGATAATTCCGCGGTATTGACGCCACTGGAATGGCGTCAGGCCATTTATGAAGAGAAACTGTCGCAGGCGCGTCAGTCGATCATTAGCGATACCCACATTCAGACCTTGCGTCGTTTCTTTGACGCGGATTTGGATGAAGAGAGTATTCGACCCGTATGA
- a CDS encoding YbaB/EbfC family nucleoid-associated protein: MFGKGGLGNLMKQAQQMQDKMAKVQEEIAALEVTGESGAGLVKVTINGAHNCRRVEVDPSLLEDDKDMLEDLIAAAFNDAARRIDETQKEKMASVSAGMQLPPGFKMPF; encoded by the coding sequence ATGTTTGGAAAAGGCGGATTGGGCAACCTGATGAAACAGGCCCAGCAGATGCAGGACAAAATGGCCAAAGTTCAGGAAGAGATCGCCGCGCTGGAAGTCACTGGCGAATCAGGTGCTGGCCTGGTCAAAGTGACCATCAACGGCGCGCATAACTGCCGTCGCGTGGAAGTGGATCCGAGCCTGCTGGAAGATGACAAAGATATGCTGGAAGATCTGATCGCTGCCGCGTTCAATGACGCCGCACGCCGTATCGATGAAACGCAGAAAGAGAAAATGGCTTCTGTGTCTGCCGGTATGCAGCTGCCGCCAGGCTTCAAGATGCCGTTCTGA
- the recR gene encoding recombination mediator RecR: MQTSPLLESLMESLRCLPGVGPKSAQRMAFHLLQRDRSGGMRLAQALTRAMSEIGHCADCRTFTEQEICTICANPRRQQNGQICVVESPADIHAIEQTGQFAGRYFVLMGHLSPLDGIGPQDIGLDRLEQRLEQETLQEVILATNPTVEGEATANYIAELCSQYGVDASRIAHGVPVGGELEMVDGTTLSHSLAGRHKIKF, encoded by the coding sequence ATGCAAACCAGTCCACTGCTTGAATCCTTGATGGAGTCGCTGCGTTGTCTGCCGGGGGTTGGCCCGAAGTCAGCGCAGCGTATGGCCTTTCATCTGTTGCAGCGCGATCGCAGCGGTGGCATGCGCCTGGCGCAGGCGTTAACGCGCGCGATGTCGGAAATCGGCCACTGTGCCGATTGCCGCACGTTCACCGAGCAGGAGATCTGCACCATCTGCGCCAATCCGCGTCGTCAACAAAACGGCCAGATTTGCGTGGTGGAAAGTCCGGCGGATATCCACGCCATTGAGCAGACCGGCCAGTTCGCAGGTCGCTACTTTGTGCTGATGGGCCACCTGTCGCCGCTGGATGGTATCGGCCCGCAGGATATCGGGCTGGATCGTCTGGAGCAGCGCCTGGAGCAGGAAACGTTGCAGGAAGTGATCCTCGCGACCAATCCTACGGTGGAAGGAGAAGCCACGGCCAACTATATCGCCGAGCTGTGCAGCCAGTACGGCGTGGATGCCAGCCGCATTGCACACGGCGTGCCGGTGGGCGGTGAGCTGGAGATGGTCGATGGCACCACGCTGTCGCACTCGCTGGCTGGACGTCACAAGATTAAATTCTAA